The following proteins are encoded in a genomic region of Sparus aurata chromosome 11, fSpaAur1.1, whole genome shotgun sequence:
- the LOC115591804 gene encoding serine/arginine-rich splicing factor 11 isoform X3: MSLLAPANAVAGMMPGGGLLPTPNPLASMGGTPFGGLGAPNMEQMAAMGMPGPNMNPQALSADFLKLMQSMDPKLNPLAAGLNLNPGLKTDASNKEIEEAMKRVREAQSLISAAIEPGNKKDDKRKHSRSRSRSRRRRSSSRSRHRHATFGRRSKSRSRRRSHSRSRRRSKSPRRRRSHSRDRSRRSRSRDRRKEEKSKKRSKTPPKSYSSARRSRSISRRHRRSRSASRSPKRRLSRSPSPRRHKKEKKKDKEREKDRDRERREDRDRSRDERERSTSKKKKSKDKERDRDRKSDSEKGDVKVTRDYDEEEQGYDSEKEGEEDEDERKSDSDSASSPKGQEEMERSEGQIPKKSKLNGDDHHQEDMEMSD, from the exons ATGTCGCTGCTCGCTCCAGCCAATGCCGTGGCAGGAATGATGCCTGGAGGAGGCCTTCTCCCAACACCCAATCCTCTAGCATCG ATGGGAGGGACGCCATTTGGAGGTCTTGGAGCTCCCAACATGGAGCAAATGGCTGCTATGGGAATGCCGGGACCCAACATGAACCCACAG GCTCTCTCTGCAGACTTTCTGAAGCTCATGCAGTCCATGGACCCCAA ATTGAATCCATTAGCGGCCGGACTGAACTTGAATCCAGGGCTTAAGACTGATGCTTCAAATAAGGAGATAGAAGAGGCCATGAAGAGAGTCCGAGAGGCTCAGTCTCTCATTTCTGCAGCTATTGAACCTGGAA ATAAGAAAGACGACAAACGCAAACATTCCCGCTCCCGCTCCAGGTCACGGCGCAGGCGATCCAGCTCTCGCTCAAGACACAG ACATGCTACTTTTGGCAGACGTTCGAAGAGCAGGTCTCGCCGAAGGTCCCATTCAAGGAGTAGGAGGAGGTCCAAGAGTCCACGGAGGAGGAGGTCTCACTCCCGGGATAGAAGCCGCCGTAGTAGATCTAG ggacaggaggaaggaggaaaagtCTAAGAAAAGGTCAAAGACGCCTCCCAAGAGCTACAGCAGTGCCAGGAGGTCTCGAAGCATAAGTCG GAGGCACAGACGAAGCCGAAGTGCATCTCGGTCCCCAAAGAGGAGGCTGTCCAGGTCTCCATCGCCTAGACG tcacaagaaagagaaaaagaaggacaAGGAGCGTGAGAAGGACCGGGAcagagaaaggagggaggacagggacCGCAGCAGGGATGAAAGGGAACGCTCAACCagtaagaagaaaaagagcaaagaCAAGGAAAGAGATCGAGACCGCAAGTCTGATAGTGAGAAAGGAGACGTTAAG GTGACGCGGGATTACGACGAAGAGGAGCAAGGCTATGACAGTGAAAAAGAAGgcgaggaggatgaagatgagagGAAGAGCGACTCCGACTCTGCGTCATCCCCCAAAGgccaggaggagatggagagatcTGAGGGCCAAATTCCCAAAAAGTCCAAGCTGAACGGAGATGATCACCATCAGGAAGACATGGAGATGAGCGACTAA
- the LOC115591804 gene encoding serine/arginine-rich splicing factor 11 isoform X1, with protein sequence MNSNTHVIQVTNVSPSTTSEQMRTLFGFLGNIEELKLFPPDDSPLPVTSRVCFVKFLESESVGVSQHLTNTVFVDRALIVVPFAEGVIPDESKAMSLLAPANAVAGMMPGGGLLPTPNPLASMGGTPFGGLGAPNMEQMAAMGMPGPNMNPQALSADFLKLMQSMDPKLNPLAAGLNLNPGLKTDASNKEIEEAMKRVREAQSLISAAIEPGNKKDDKRKHSRSRSRSRRRRSSSRSRHRHATFGRRSKSRSRRRSHSRSRRRSKSPRRRRSHSRDRSRRSRSRDRRKEEKSKKRSKTPPKSYSSARRSRSISRRHRRSRSASRSPKRRLSRSPSPRRHKKEKKKDKEREKDRDRERREDRDRSRDERERSTSKKKKSKDKERDRDRKSDSEKGDVKVTRDYDEEEQGYDSEKEGEEDEDERKSDSDSASSPKGQEEMERSEGQIPKKSKLNGDDHHQEDMEMSD encoded by the exons ATGAATTCCAACACGCACGTCATTCAGGTGACAAATGTGTCCCCGAGCACAACATCCGAACAAATGAGGACTCTCTTCGGATTCCTCGGAAACATAGAGGAGCTCAAACTGTTCCCACCTGA tgaCTCTCCCTTGCCTGTGACTTCACGTGTCTGTTTTGTAAAGTTCCTTGAGTCTGAATCGGTGGGCGTTTCCCAACACCTGACGAACACCGTCTTCGTGGACAGAGCCTTGATCGTGGTTCCTTTTGCTGAAG GAGTCATTCCTGATGAATCTAAAGCTATGTCGCTGCTCGCTCCAGCCAATGCCGTGGCAGGAATGATGCCTGGAGGAGGCCTTCTCCCAACACCCAATCCTCTAGCATCG ATGGGAGGGACGCCATTTGGAGGTCTTGGAGCTCCCAACATGGAGCAAATGGCTGCTATGGGAATGCCGGGACCCAACATGAACCCACAG GCTCTCTCTGCAGACTTTCTGAAGCTCATGCAGTCCATGGACCCCAA ATTGAATCCATTAGCGGCCGGACTGAACTTGAATCCAGGGCTTAAGACTGATGCTTCAAATAAGGAGATAGAAGAGGCCATGAAGAGAGTCCGAGAGGCTCAGTCTCTCATTTCTGCAGCTATTGAACCTGGAA ATAAGAAAGACGACAAACGCAAACATTCCCGCTCCCGCTCCAGGTCACGGCGCAGGCGATCCAGCTCTCGCTCAAGACACAG ACATGCTACTTTTGGCAGACGTTCGAAGAGCAGGTCTCGCCGAAGGTCCCATTCAAGGAGTAGGAGGAGGTCCAAGAGTCCACGGAGGAGGAGGTCTCACTCCCGGGATAGAAGCCGCCGTAGTAGATCTAG ggacaggaggaaggaggaaaagtCTAAGAAAAGGTCAAAGACGCCTCCCAAGAGCTACAGCAGTGCCAGGAGGTCTCGAAGCATAAGTCG GAGGCACAGACGAAGCCGAAGTGCATCTCGGTCCCCAAAGAGGAGGCTGTCCAGGTCTCCATCGCCTAGACG tcacaagaaagagaaaaagaaggacaAGGAGCGTGAGAAGGACCGGGAcagagaaaggagggaggacagggacCGCAGCAGGGATGAAAGGGAACGCTCAACCagtaagaagaaaaagagcaaagaCAAGGAAAGAGATCGAGACCGCAAGTCTGATAGTGAGAAAGGAGACGTTAAG GTGACGCGGGATTACGACGAAGAGGAGCAAGGCTATGACAGTGAAAAAGAAGgcgaggaggatgaagatgagagGAAGAGCGACTCCGACTCTGCGTCATCCCCCAAAGgccaggaggagatggagagatcTGAGGGCCAAATTCCCAAAAAGTCCAAGCTGAACGGAGATGATCACCATCAGGAAGACATGGAGATGAGCGACTAA
- the LOC115591802 gene encoding ankyrin repeat domain-containing protein 13C: MTGEKIRSLRKDHRPSKDEDLLEPDEEAATGTFTASKTNNKSRASKIFSNHKLIKSSSTQQQNQQSQINANTNTLSTSDVIDDNNKNPIIRTGQDFPVHECVFKGDVRRLSSLIRTQNIAQKDVHGNTPLHLAVMMGHKECAHLLLAHNAPVKVKNAQGWSPLAEAISYGDRQMITALLRKLKQQSRETVEDKRPKLLKALKELGDFYLELHWDFQSWVPLLSRILPSDACKIYKQGLNIRLDTTLIDFTDMKCQRGDLSFIFNGNAIPSESFVVLDNEQKVYQRIHHEESEMETEEEVDILMSSDVYSATLSTKSITFSRAQTGWLFREDKTERVGNFLADFYSVNGLVLESRKRREHLSEEDILRNKAIMESLSKGGNLIEQNFEPARRQSLTPPSPNTISWEEYITADNGKAPHLGRELVCKESKKNFKATIAMSQDFPLGIESLLNVLEVIAPFKHFNKLREFVQMKLPPGFPVKLDIPVFPTITATVTFQEFRYDEFDESIFTIPNEYKEDPSRFPDL, translated from the exons GCGCAAGGACCACAGGCCGAGCAAGGACGAGGATTTACTGGAGCCGGACGAGGAGGCTGCTACTGGGACGTTCACCGCCTCCAAGACGAACAACAAGAGCAGAGCGAGTAAAATCTTCAGCAATCACAAGTTAATCAAGTCTTCatccacacagcagcagaaccagcagtCGCAGATTAATGCGAACACCAACACACTGTCAACATCGGATGTCATCGATGACAATAACAAGAACCCCATTATCAGAACCGGGCAGGACTTTCcggtgcatgaatgtgtgtttaaaGGAGATGTTCGACGCTTGTCTTCGCTCATACGGACGCAGAATATCGCCCAGAAAGACGTCCATG GAAACACACCGCTGCATCTCGCTGTTATGATGGGGCACAAAG AGTGTGCCCACCTGCTGCTGGCCCACAATGCACCAGTAAAGGTGAAGAACGCTCAGGGATGGAGCCCCCTCGCCGAAGCCATCAGCTACGGAGACAGACAAATGA tcacGGCACTGCTGAGAAAGCTGAAGCAACAGTCCAGAGAGACTGTGGAGGACAAGAGGCCCAAGCTGCTGAAAGCCCTGAAAGAA CTCGGAGACTTTTACTTGGAGCTTCACTGGGACTTCCAAAGTTGGG TGCCTTTGCTCTCCAGAATCCTGCCTTCAGATGCGTGTAAGATCTACAAGCAGGGCCTCAACATCAG ATTGGACACTACACTGATAGACTTCACAGACATGAAGTGTCAGCGCGGCGACCTCAGTTTCATCTTCAACGGCAACGCCATCCCCTCCGAGTCTTTTGTCGTGCTGGACAACGAACAGAAGGTCTACCAGCGGATACACCATGAG GAGTCAGAGatggagacggaggaggaagtggaCATTCTTATGAGCAGCGACGTGTACTCGGCCACGCTCTCCACAAAGTCCATCACCTTCTCCAGGGCGCAGACCGGCTGGCTGTTCAGAGAAGACAAGACA GAGCGCGTGGGAAACTTTCTGGCAGATTTCTACTCCGTGAACGGCCTGGTGCTCGAGTCCAGGAAGAGACGGGAGCATCTGAGTGAGGAGGACATCTTGAGGAACAAAGCCATCATGGAGAGCCTGAGCAAAGGAGGGAATCTCATAGAGCAGAACTTTGAG CCGGCGAGGAGGCAATCTCTAACCCCCCCATCACCGAACACTATATCCTGGGAAGAATACATCACAGCTGACAACGGAAA AGCACCTCATCTGGGAAGAGAGCTGGTCTGCAAAGAGAGCAAGAAAAACTTCAAAGCCACGATAGCCATGAGTCAAGACTTTCCTCTGGGCATCGAGTC ATTGTTGAATGTTCTGGAGGTGATTGCACCCTTCAAGCACTTTAATAAACTCAGGGAGTTTGTTCAGATGAAGCTCCCCCCTGGCTTTCCTGTCAAACTTG ACATCCCTGTCTTTCCGACCATAACAGCCACCGTGACTTTTCAGGAGTTTCGTTACGACGAGTTCGATGAGTCCATTTTCACCATTCCTAATGAATATAAAGAAGACCCCAGCCGCTTCCCTGATCTTTAA
- the LOC115591804 gene encoding serine/arginine-rich splicing factor 11 isoform X2 → MNSNTHVIQVTNVSPSTTSEQMRTLFGFLGNIEELKLFPPDDSPLPVTSRVCFVKFLESESVGVSQHLTNTVFVDRALIVVPFAEGVIPDESKAMSLLAPANAVAGMMPGGGLLPTPNPLASMGGTPFGGLGAPNMEQMAAMGMPGPNMNPQALSADFLKLMQSMDPKLNPLAAGLNLNPGLKTDASNKEIEEAMKRVREAQSLISAAIEPGNKKDDKRKHSRSRSRSRRRRSSSRSRHRRSKSRSRRRSHSRSRRRSKSPRRRRSHSRDRSRRSRSRDRRKEEKSKKRSKTPPKSYSSARRSRSISRRHRRSRSASRSPKRRLSRSPSPRRHKKEKKKDKEREKDRDRERREDRDRSRDERERSTSKKKKSKDKERDRDRKSDSEKGDVKVTRDYDEEEQGYDSEKEGEEDEDERKSDSDSASSPKGQEEMERSEGQIPKKSKLNGDDHHQEDMEMSD, encoded by the exons ATGAATTCCAACACGCACGTCATTCAGGTGACAAATGTGTCCCCGAGCACAACATCCGAACAAATGAGGACTCTCTTCGGATTCCTCGGAAACATAGAGGAGCTCAAACTGTTCCCACCTGA tgaCTCTCCCTTGCCTGTGACTTCACGTGTCTGTTTTGTAAAGTTCCTTGAGTCTGAATCGGTGGGCGTTTCCCAACACCTGACGAACACCGTCTTCGTGGACAGAGCCTTGATCGTGGTTCCTTTTGCTGAAG GAGTCATTCCTGATGAATCTAAAGCTATGTCGCTGCTCGCTCCAGCCAATGCCGTGGCAGGAATGATGCCTGGAGGAGGCCTTCTCCCAACACCCAATCCTCTAGCATCG ATGGGAGGGACGCCATTTGGAGGTCTTGGAGCTCCCAACATGGAGCAAATGGCTGCTATGGGAATGCCGGGACCCAACATGAACCCACAG GCTCTCTCTGCAGACTTTCTGAAGCTCATGCAGTCCATGGACCCCAA ATTGAATCCATTAGCGGCCGGACTGAACTTGAATCCAGGGCTTAAGACTGATGCTTCAAATAAGGAGATAGAAGAGGCCATGAAGAGAGTCCGAGAGGCTCAGTCTCTCATTTCTGCAGCTATTGAACCTGGAA ATAAGAAAGACGACAAACGCAAACATTCCCGCTCCCGCTCCAGGTCACGGCGCAGGCGATCCAGCTCTCGCTCAAGACACAG ACGTTCGAAGAGCAGGTCTCGCCGAAGGTCCCATTCAAGGAGTAGGAGGAGGTCCAAGAGTCCACGGAGGAGGAGGTCTCACTCCCGGGATAGAAGCCGCCGTAGTAGATCTAG ggacaggaggaaggaggaaaagtCTAAGAAAAGGTCAAAGACGCCTCCCAAGAGCTACAGCAGTGCCAGGAGGTCTCGAAGCATAAGTCG GAGGCACAGACGAAGCCGAAGTGCATCTCGGTCCCCAAAGAGGAGGCTGTCCAGGTCTCCATCGCCTAGACG tcacaagaaagagaaaaagaaggacaAGGAGCGTGAGAAGGACCGGGAcagagaaaggagggaggacagggacCGCAGCAGGGATGAAAGGGAACGCTCAACCagtaagaagaaaaagagcaaagaCAAGGAAAGAGATCGAGACCGCAAGTCTGATAGTGAGAAAGGAGACGTTAAG GTGACGCGGGATTACGACGAAGAGGAGCAAGGCTATGACAGTGAAAAAGAAGgcgaggaggatgaagatgagagGAAGAGCGACTCCGACTCTGCGTCATCCCCCAAAGgccaggaggagatggagagatcTGAGGGCCAAATTCCCAAAAAGTCCAAGCTGAACGGAGATGATCACCATCAGGAAGACATGGAGATGAGCGACTAA